One Epinephelus lanceolatus isolate andai-2023 chromosome 10, ASM4190304v1, whole genome shotgun sequence genomic region harbors:
- the LOC117266057 gene encoding C-type lectin domain family 10 member A-like, whose translation MVLNAKINLYFFFSEKTKEGAAPANSTVGRTAGHSGEIKEEPVYADVAAPPDQRCLFFTQSFPLIAVCWLILLVIMGLRIYFTAVISENNTQLTAENQELKTLMTQNYTVLENKITNLMEELLNLTTQNKELKSMMQYLNLSAGSLTLLAAIHNLTSLNNKLSSDNDDLRRTYNNLTQAISVLQNNWNELNVTRAQWSIDAYCPIRNNERQCAACPVGWIHRQPSCYAINDREWKTWEEAQENCRGKGSELAVVYNQQERNFISDYSFNSFGPDGYWIGLRAVDGRWKWVDGSYMTYSSWIEAPTEGHCAISVQSNGWKSVSCGNSHKWICKKKALSL comes from the exons ATGGTTTTAAATGCCAAAAtcaatctgtatttttttttctcagagaaaACCAAGGAAGGAGCTGCTCCTGCTAACAGCACTGTGGGGAGAACAGCAGGACACTCAG GGGAAATCAAAGAAGAACCTGTCTATGCTGATGTGGCAGCTCCTCCAG ACCAGAGGTGTCTCTTCTTCACTCAGTCTTTTCCACTGATAGCAGTGTGTTGGCTCATACTGTTGGTCATCATGGGCCTTCGTATCTACT ttaCTGCTGTCATTTCTGAAAACAACACACAGCTGACTGCTGAAAACCAGGAGCTGAAGACACTGATGACACAAAACTATACTGTCTTAGAAAACAAGATCACAAACCTGATGGAAGAACTCCTGAACCTGACAACACAAAACAAGGAACTGAAGTCAATGATGCAGTATCTGAATCTGTCAGCAGGCAGTTTGACTCTACTGGCTGCCATTCACAACCTGACGAGCCTGAACAACAAACTCAGCTCAGACAATGACGACTTGAGGAGGACCTATAACAATCTGACACAAGCCATTTCTGTCTTACAAAACAACTGGAACGAGCTCAATGTGACTCGAGCTCAGTGGAGCATTGATGCTTACTGCCCCATAAGAAATAACG AGAGACAGTGTGCAGCTTGTCCGGTTGGCTGGATACACAGACAGCCAAGCTGCTATGCCATTAATGATCGTGAATGGAAAACCTGGGAAGAAGCTCAAGAAAACTGCAGAGGGAAGGGTTCAGAGTTGGCTGTCGTATATAATCAACAGGAGAGG AACTTCATCAGTGATTACAGTTTCAACAGTTTTGGACCTGATGGATACTGGATTGGCCTGAGAGCTGTAGATGGGCGATGGAAGTGGGTGGATGGAAGTTACATGACTTATAG CTCCTGGATAGAAGCTCCAACTGAAGGTCACTGTGCAATTTCTGTACAGAGCAATGGGTGGAAATCAGTGAGCTGTGGTAACAGCCACAAATGGATCTGCAAAAAAAAGGCTTTATCTCTTTAA
- the LOC117265242 gene encoding killer cell lectin-like receptor subfamily B member 1B allele C has protein sequence MGLRIYFTTVISDNDAKLTTEIQQLKFLRNNLTAQIQEMTYVSPAQWTIDAYCPRENNKRQCKACEKGWVHTQPNCHEINAAAWKTWEEAQEDCRGKNSDLVVLDDEAEMDLISHYSSPAIDGYWVGLRVEDGIWRWINGSDLTESSWIVAATDGQCAVSVWTNLLSVSCDSRRRWLCKKKALSV, from the exons ATGGGCCTTCGTATCTACT TTACCACTGTCATTTCTGACAACGATGCCAAGCTGACTACAGAGATCCAGCAACTGAAGTTTCTGAGGAACAACTTAACAGCACAAATACAAGAAATGACATACGTCAGCCCAGCGCAGTGGACCATTGATGCCTACTGCCCCAGAGAAAATAACA AGAGACAGTGTAAAGCTTGTGAGAAGGGCTGGGTACACACACAGCCAAACTGCCATGAGATTAATGCCGCTGCGTggaaaacatgggaagaagctCAGGAAGACTGCAGAGGAAAGAATTCCGATTTAGTTGTTTTGGATGATGAAGCAGAAATG GACTTAATCAGTCATTACAGCTCTCCAGCAATCGATGGATACTGGGTTGGTCTGAGAGTTGAAGATGGCATATGGAGGTGGATCAATGGAAGTGATCTCACTGAAAg CTCCTGGATAGTAGCTGCTACTGACGGTCAATGTGCTGTTTCTGTCTGGACCAACCTGCTGTCAGTGAGCTGTGACAGCAGAAGACGATGGCTCTGCAAAAAGAAGGCTTTATCTGTTTAA